The proteins below are encoded in one region of Triticum aestivum cultivar Chinese Spring chromosome 1B, IWGSC CS RefSeq v2.1, whole genome shotgun sequence:
- the LOC123107460 gene encoding D-ribulose kinase, with the protein MPILSLSAKPLSRLPAKRGSVRNLASTSRIRITMLKQQDHPGNETGSRPLYLGIDFGTSGARYALIDKQGAIHAQGKRTYPAAVGQTTNWGSSWREALFQLLGDIPSVHRPSISSISIDGTSSTTLIIDRNNGELLAGPFLYNESFPDALPMVSSIAPANHTVCSGSSTLCKLVSWWNKHCSNGGDDSAILMHQSDWLLWLLHGEYGVCDYNNTLKVGYDPEIGSYPSWLMSQPYSHMLPSSVRAPGVPIGPIREEVRSQYGFSNDCVVCTGTTDSIAAFLAAGTTDPGKAVTSLGSTLAIKLVSRVRVEDARFGVYSHRLDDQWLVGGASNTRGVVLRQLFSDDQLVALSRDIDPSSPSPLDYYPLPKKGERFPVSDPDMEPRLEPRPDSDADYLHGILESMARIEASGYKLLKELGATPVEEVFTAGGGAQNEKWTAIRERVLGVPVRKAEQTEAAYGAALLALRGATTGS; encoded by the exons ATGCCAATCCTCAGCCTCTCTGCTAAGCCGCTGTCTCGCCTCCCTGCAAAACGAG GCAGCGTGCGGAACCTTGCGTCTACGTCGAGGATAAGGATCACTATGCTCAAGCAACAAGATCATCCAGGGAATGAAACCGGCAGCAGGCCTCTGTACCTCGGGATAGACTTCGGAACTTCAGGCGCCAGATACGCTCTTATTGACAAGCAAGGGGCCATCCACGCCCAAGGCAAAAGAACTTACCCAGCTGCT GTTGGACAAACGACCAACTGGGGAAGCTCCTGGAGAGAAGCACTCTTCCAGCTTCTCGGCGACATCCCGTCTGTTCACCGGCCATCAATCTCATCCATCTCCATTGATGGAACTTCATCAACCACTCTCATCATTGATAG AAACAATGGAGAGCTTCTTGCCGGCCCTTTCCTCTACAACGAGAGCTTCCCGGACGCGCTGCCGATGGTCAGCTCGATCGCTCCTGCGAATCACACGGTGTGCTCCGGTTCGTCCACCCTCTGCAAGCTCGTCTCATGGTGGAACAAGCATTGTTCGAATGGCGGTGATGATTCGGCGATACTGATGCACCAATCAGACTGGCTGCTGTGGCTTTTGCATGGAGAATACGGAGTCTGTGATTACAACAATACTCTCAAG GTAGGGTATGATCCAGAGATTGGGTCATACCCAAGCTGGCTCATGTCACAGCCATACTCACACATGTTGCCTTCTTCTGTAAGAGCACCCGGAGTTCCCATTGGCCCAATCAGAGAAGAGGTGCGCTCACAATACG GCTTTTCGAATGACTGTGTGGTCTGCACTGGGACAACCGACAGCATCGCTGCCTTTCTTGCAGCAGGAACCACCGATCCAGGAAAAGCA GTGACCTCGCTGGGTTCAACGCTCGCGATCAAGCTCGTTAGCAGAGTCCGTGTGGAAGATGCAAGGTTCGGCGTCTACAGCCACCGCCTGGATGACCAGTGGCTCGTCGGCGGGGCGTCCAACACCAGGGGTGTGGTGCTCCGGCAACTCTTCAGCGACGACCAGCTTGTGGCGCTGAGCAGGGACATCGACCCATCGTCTCCTTCCCCTCTTGACTACTACCCTCTGCCCAAGAAGGGTGAGAGATTCCCTGTCTCTGACCCCGACATGGAGCCGAGGCTGGAGCCTCGGCCCGACAGCGACGCGGATTACTTGCATGGCATATTGGAGTCTATGGCGCGGATCGAG GCCAGTGGGTACAAACTGCTGAAGGAGCTCGGCGCGACGCCGGTGGAGGAGGTCtttacggcagggggaggcgcgcagaATGAGAAGTGGACGGCGATCCGGGAGAGAGTGCTTGGGGTGCCTGTTCGGAAAGCAGAGCAGACAGAGGCGGCGTACGGAGCTGCATTGCTAGCACTCAGGGGTGCTACCACGGGCTCATGA